The Podarcis raffonei isolate rPodRaf1 chromosome 2, rPodRaf1.pri, whole genome shotgun sequence genome window below encodes:
- the ZBTB9 gene encoding zinc finger and BTB domain-containing protein 9, translating into MEPETRSVQIEFPHYAAVLLESLNKHRLEGKFCDIAIHVQGRVFQAHKSVLAASSPYFHDKLLLHDTNCIVLPGVIEPDAFENLLQLIYSGRLKLLLEALPSHLLVASGLQMWQVVDQCSGILKELEGGTCRPWSSRASESQSPSSSNYFGSRDEAEAEAPGWRRRTCPDGEVLKIRVPPDEEEDEDEEEEEQQAQICSGSTDGPAKAEESRAKEPPFASAHEAPKVFYIKQERFDAEEAAASASVLGGAGSSSCLSEAGFFKSLGRPLAVSGLCPAEIQESGEVSYLLPGAPAASSSSGPGGGFSAKADSVAFPESSWKPVDLHGNEILAHAVHGQVVHAPVKLMSAPDGKKFGCLCGKRFAVKPKRDRHIMLTFSLRPFGCSVCNKKFKLKHHLTEHMKTHDGNLYACEDCGRKFRVQSCFLKHKEICKGQGWATACWTYK; encoded by the coding sequence ATGGAGCCCGAGACGCGCAGCGTGCAGATTGAGTTCCCTCACTATGCCGCCGTCCTGCTGGAGTCGCTCAACAAGCACCGCCTGGAGGGCAAGTTCTGCGACATCGCCATCCACGTCCAGGGCCGCGTCTTCCAGGCGCACAAGAGCGTCCTGGCCGCCTCCTCGCCCTACTTCCATGACAAGCTGCTCCTGCACGACACCAACTGCATCGTGCTGCCCGGCGTCATCGAGCCGGACGCCTTCGAGAACCTCCTGCAGCTCATCTACTCGGGGCGCCTCAAGCTGCTCCTGGAGGCCCTGCCCAGCCACCTCCTGGTGGCCAGTGGGCTCCAGATGTGGCAGGTGGTGGACCAGTGCTCGGGCATCCTCAAGGAGCTGGAGGGCGGCACCTGCCGGCCTTGGTCCAGCCGCGCCAGCGAGAGCCAGTCGCCCAGCAGCAGCAACTACTTTGGCTCCAGGGACGAGGCCGAAGCCGAGGCTCCTGGGTGGCGGCGGCGCACCTGCCCCGACGGCGAGGTCCTGAAGATCCGCGTCCCGCCTGACgaggaggaggatgaggacgaggaggaggaggagcagcaggcgCAGATCTGCAGCGGCTCCACCGACGGGCCGGCAAAGGCCGAGGAGAGCCGAGCCAAGGAGCCGCCCTTTGCCTCGGCGCACGAGGCCCCCAAGGTCTTCTACATCAAGCAGGAGCGCTTTGACGCCGAGGAGGCGGCCGCCTCGGCCTCGGTGCTGGGCGGGGCCGGCAGCAGCTCGTGCCTGTCGGAGGCTGGCTTCTTCAAGTCTCTGGGCAGGCCGCTGGCCGTGTCGGGGCTGTGCCCGGCCGAGATCCAGGAGAGCGGCGAGGTCAGCTACCTGCTCCCTGGCGCCCCGGCGGCATCCTCGTCCAGCGGCCCCGGTGGCGGCTTCTCGGCAAAGGCGGACTCGGTGGCCTTCCCCGAGAGCTCGTGGAAGCCCGTGGACCTCCACGGGAACGAGATCCTGGCGCACGCTGTGCACGGGCAGGTGGTTCACGCGCCTGTCAAGCTGATGTCTGCGCCCGACGGCAAGAAGTTTGGCTGCCTGTGCGGGAAGCGCTTTGCGGTCAAGCCCAAGCGGGACCGCCACATCATGCTGACTTTCAGCCTGCGCCCCTTTGGCTGCTCCGTATGCAACAAGAAGTTCAAGCTCAAGCACCACCTGACCGAGCACATGAAGACGCACGACGGCAACCTGTACGCCTGCGAGGACTGCGGGCGCAAGTTCCGCGTCCAGAGCTGCTTCCTCAAGCACAAGGAGATCTGCAAGGGGCAGGGATGGGCCACTGCTTGCTGGACCTACAAGTAG
- the TAPBP gene encoding tapasin isoform X3 — protein MAAQPAPLRAKGLPLLLLLLLLLGASFGRSSPPLAKRGCWFLEEAGGGGSGMSSAPKQRPAILFLPPPGRRLEEAALESQLPPEVEAGLAFQVLDPSGSLWGGQASATPPPWLSPDASEAESSCEINAYAPQESHVAWAEGLAGGGGCPRALERGKWLIASIQAPDAEFGVSSVLHTEEAPPWKQQDGVSSVTTTTAVLSVFTRTPRLESRLGRPAVLHCGFSAPASAFSVEWRHQFRGAGKVVLAFDGASRGVSVAEEGAELLLDAEGGGASLRLRSVAVRHEGTYICTVYLPHLHAQQALEFKVVEPPQVTLHPTTLSVPPGARPQLACEVSGFFPLGASVSWKRRGSGAPQDAFLDIGDSGHRQAPDGTFSFTSFARLLPVPTEDHGVSYVCHVGHAGLGEAGVKKAVVLHVAASEEKPKSEKPKSE, from the exons ATGGCTGCCCAACCCGCTCCGCTCCGCGCCAAggggctcccgctgctgctgctgctgctgctgctgctgg GAGCGTCCTTCGGCAGATCCTCGCCTCCGCTGGCCAAGCGGGGCTGCTGGTTCCTGGAGGAGGCTGGGGGCGGAGGCTCAGGCATGTCCAGCGCCCCCAAGCAGCGCCCCGCCATCTTGTTCCTGCCCCCGCCCGGGAGACGCCTGGAAGAAGCTGCCCTGGAGTCCCAGTTGCCCCCGGAGGTGGAGGCCGGCCTGGCCTTCCAGGTCCTGG acccctctggttccctgtggGGCGGTCAGGCCTCGGCCACCCCCCCGCCCTGGCTGAGTCCGGATGCCAGCGAGGCAGAATCCTCCTGCGAGATCAACGCTTACGCGCCGCAAGAGTCCCACGTTGCCTGGGCGGAGGGGCTGGCGGGCGGAGGGGGCTGCCCCCGCGCCCTGGAGAGGGGCAAGTGGCTCATCGCCAGCATCCAGGCCCCCGACGCCGAGTTCGGGGTCAGCAGCGTCCTGCACACCGAGGAGGCCCCGCCTTGGAAGCAGCAGGATGGGGTCAGCAGCGTCACCACCACCACAG CGGTGCTGTCGGTCTTCACGCGGACGCCGCGCCTGGAGTCCCGCCTCGGGCGCCCGGCAGTCCTGCACTGCGGCTTCTCGGCGCCGGCCTCGGCCTTCTCGGTGGAGTGGCGCCATCAGTTCCGGGGGGCTGGGAAGGTGGTGCTGGCCTTCGACGGAGCCTCGCGGGGGGTGTCGGTGGCCGAGGAGGGGGCCGAGCTGCTGCTGGATGCCGAGGGCGGCGGCGCCTCCCTGCGCCTGCGGAGCGTGGCCGTCCGCCACGAGGGCACCTACATCTGCACCGTCTACCTGCCCCACCTGCACGCCCAGCAGGCGCTTGAGTTCAAGGTGGTGG AGCCCCCCCAGGTGACGCTGCACCCCACGACGCTCTCGGTGCCCCCCGGCGCCCGGCCCCAGCTTGCCTGCGAGGTCTCCGGCTTCTTCCCTCTGGGTGCCTCGGTCAGCTGGAAGCGGAGGGGGTCCGGCGCCCCCCAGGATGCCTTCCTGGACATCGGGGACTCGGGGCACCGCCAGGCTCCCGACGGCACCTTCAGCTTCACCAGCTTCGCCCGCCTGCTGCCCGTCCCGACCGAGGACCACGGGGTCTCCTACGTCTGCCACGTGGGCCACGCCGGGCTGGGCGAGGCGGGGGTCAAGAAGGCGGTCGTGCTCCATGTGGCAG CTTCTGAAGAAAAACCCAAATCGGAGAAGCCCAAATCCGAG TAA
- the TAPBP gene encoding tapasin isoform X2, with the protein MAAQPAPLRAKGLPLLLLLLLLLASFGRSSPPLAKRGCWFLEEAGGGGSGMSSAPKQRPAILFLPPPGRRLEEAALESQLPPEVEAGLAFQVLDPSGSLWGGQASATPPPWLSPDASEAESSCEINAYAPQESHVAWAEGLAGGGGCPRALERGKWLIASIQAPDAEFGVSSVLHTEEAPPWKQQDGVSSVTTTTAVLSVFTRTPRLESRLGRPAVLHCGFSAPASAFSVEWRHQFRGAGKVVLAFDGASRGVSVAEEGAELLLDAEGGGASLRLRSVAVRHEGTYICTVYLPHLHAQQALEFKVVEPPQVTLHPTTLSVPPGARPQLACEVSGFFPLGASVSWKRRGSGAPQDAFLDIGDSGHRQAPDGTFSFTSFARLLPVPTEDHGVSYVCHVGHAGLGEAGVKKAVVLHVAGSLGPSLEDAIGLFLVAIVLLGVLRSFFRWASEEKPKSEKPKSE; encoded by the exons ATGGCTGCCCAACCCGCTCCGCTCCGCGCCAAggggctcccgctgctgctgctgctgctgctgctgctgg CGTCCTTCGGCAGATCCTCGCCTCCGCTGGCCAAGCGGGGCTGCTGGTTCCTGGAGGAGGCTGGGGGCGGAGGCTCAGGCATGTCCAGCGCCCCCAAGCAGCGCCCCGCCATCTTGTTCCTGCCCCCGCCCGGGAGACGCCTGGAAGAAGCTGCCCTGGAGTCCCAGTTGCCCCCGGAGGTGGAGGCCGGCCTGGCCTTCCAGGTCCTGG acccctctggttccctgtggGGCGGTCAGGCCTCGGCCACCCCCCCGCCCTGGCTGAGTCCGGATGCCAGCGAGGCAGAATCCTCCTGCGAGATCAACGCTTACGCGCCGCAAGAGTCCCACGTTGCCTGGGCGGAGGGGCTGGCGGGCGGAGGGGGCTGCCCCCGCGCCCTGGAGAGGGGCAAGTGGCTCATCGCCAGCATCCAGGCCCCCGACGCCGAGTTCGGGGTCAGCAGCGTCCTGCACACCGAGGAGGCCCCGCCTTGGAAGCAGCAGGATGGGGTCAGCAGCGTCACCACCACCACAG CGGTGCTGTCGGTCTTCACGCGGACGCCGCGCCTGGAGTCCCGCCTCGGGCGCCCGGCAGTCCTGCACTGCGGCTTCTCGGCGCCGGCCTCGGCCTTCTCGGTGGAGTGGCGCCATCAGTTCCGGGGGGCTGGGAAGGTGGTGCTGGCCTTCGACGGAGCCTCGCGGGGGGTGTCGGTGGCCGAGGAGGGGGCCGAGCTGCTGCTGGATGCCGAGGGCGGCGGCGCCTCCCTGCGCCTGCGGAGCGTGGCCGTCCGCCACGAGGGCACCTACATCTGCACCGTCTACCTGCCCCACCTGCACGCCCAGCAGGCGCTTGAGTTCAAGGTGGTGG AGCCCCCCCAGGTGACGCTGCACCCCACGACGCTCTCGGTGCCCCCCGGCGCCCGGCCCCAGCTTGCCTGCGAGGTCTCCGGCTTCTTCCCTCTGGGTGCCTCGGTCAGCTGGAAGCGGAGGGGGTCCGGCGCCCCCCAGGATGCCTTCCTGGACATCGGGGACTCGGGGCACCGCCAGGCTCCCGACGGCACCTTCAGCTTCACCAGCTTCGCCCGCCTGCTGCCCGTCCCGACCGAGGACCACGGGGTCTCCTACGTCTGCCACGTGGGCCACGCCGGGCTGGGCGAGGCGGGGGTCAAGAAGGCGGTCGTGCTCCATGTGGCAG ggTCCCTGGGCCCCTCCCTGGAGGACGCCATCGGCTTGTTCCTGGTCGCCATTGTGCTCCTGGGGGTCTTGCGGTCCTTCTTCCGATGGG CTTCTGAAGAAAAACCCAAATCGGAGAAGCCCAAATCCGAG TAA
- the TAPBP gene encoding tapasin isoform X1: MAAQPAPLRAKGLPLLLLLLLLLGASFGRSSPPLAKRGCWFLEEAGGGGSGMSSAPKQRPAILFLPPPGRRLEEAALESQLPPEVEAGLAFQVLDPSGSLWGGQASATPPPWLSPDASEAESSCEINAYAPQESHVAWAEGLAGGGGCPRALERGKWLIASIQAPDAEFGVSSVLHTEEAPPWKQQDGVSSVTTTTAVLSVFTRTPRLESRLGRPAVLHCGFSAPASAFSVEWRHQFRGAGKVVLAFDGASRGVSVAEEGAELLLDAEGGGASLRLRSVAVRHEGTYICTVYLPHLHAQQALEFKVVEPPQVTLHPTTLSVPPGARPQLACEVSGFFPLGASVSWKRRGSGAPQDAFLDIGDSGHRQAPDGTFSFTSFARLLPVPTEDHGVSYVCHVGHAGLGEAGVKKAVVLHVAGSLGPSLEDAIGLFLVAIVLLGVLRSFFRWASEEKPKSEKPKSE; the protein is encoded by the exons ATGGCTGCCCAACCCGCTCCGCTCCGCGCCAAggggctcccgctgctgctgctgctgctgctgctgctgg GAGCGTCCTTCGGCAGATCCTCGCCTCCGCTGGCCAAGCGGGGCTGCTGGTTCCTGGAGGAGGCTGGGGGCGGAGGCTCAGGCATGTCCAGCGCCCCCAAGCAGCGCCCCGCCATCTTGTTCCTGCCCCCGCCCGGGAGACGCCTGGAAGAAGCTGCCCTGGAGTCCCAGTTGCCCCCGGAGGTGGAGGCCGGCCTGGCCTTCCAGGTCCTGG acccctctggttccctgtggGGCGGTCAGGCCTCGGCCACCCCCCCGCCCTGGCTGAGTCCGGATGCCAGCGAGGCAGAATCCTCCTGCGAGATCAACGCTTACGCGCCGCAAGAGTCCCACGTTGCCTGGGCGGAGGGGCTGGCGGGCGGAGGGGGCTGCCCCCGCGCCCTGGAGAGGGGCAAGTGGCTCATCGCCAGCATCCAGGCCCCCGACGCCGAGTTCGGGGTCAGCAGCGTCCTGCACACCGAGGAGGCCCCGCCTTGGAAGCAGCAGGATGGGGTCAGCAGCGTCACCACCACCACAG CGGTGCTGTCGGTCTTCACGCGGACGCCGCGCCTGGAGTCCCGCCTCGGGCGCCCGGCAGTCCTGCACTGCGGCTTCTCGGCGCCGGCCTCGGCCTTCTCGGTGGAGTGGCGCCATCAGTTCCGGGGGGCTGGGAAGGTGGTGCTGGCCTTCGACGGAGCCTCGCGGGGGGTGTCGGTGGCCGAGGAGGGGGCCGAGCTGCTGCTGGATGCCGAGGGCGGCGGCGCCTCCCTGCGCCTGCGGAGCGTGGCCGTCCGCCACGAGGGCACCTACATCTGCACCGTCTACCTGCCCCACCTGCACGCCCAGCAGGCGCTTGAGTTCAAGGTGGTGG AGCCCCCCCAGGTGACGCTGCACCCCACGACGCTCTCGGTGCCCCCCGGCGCCCGGCCCCAGCTTGCCTGCGAGGTCTCCGGCTTCTTCCCTCTGGGTGCCTCGGTCAGCTGGAAGCGGAGGGGGTCCGGCGCCCCCCAGGATGCCTTCCTGGACATCGGGGACTCGGGGCACCGCCAGGCTCCCGACGGCACCTTCAGCTTCACCAGCTTCGCCCGCCTGCTGCCCGTCCCGACCGAGGACCACGGGGTCTCCTACGTCTGCCACGTGGGCCACGCCGGGCTGGGCGAGGCGGGGGTCAAGAAGGCGGTCGTGCTCCATGTGGCAG ggTCCCTGGGCCCCTCCCTGGAGGACGCCATCGGCTTGTTCCTGGTCGCCATTGTGCTCCTGGGGGTCTTGCGGTCCTTCTTCCGATGGG CTTCTGAAGAAAAACCCAAATCGGAGAAGCCCAAATCCGAG TAA